The following coding sequences lie in one Sphingomonas sp. M1-B02 genomic window:
- a CDS encoding formylglycine-generating enzyme family protein, with product MVALAGGTFLMGSERFYADEAPRRKVTVRPFRIDRKPVTNCDFAAFVAATDYVTTAEVPPDPKDYPGLDPDLAYAGSLVFHRTAVPVDTRDSSQWWRFLAGADWRHALGPDSANEGLDDHPVVHVSFADAEAYAAWAGKVLPTEAEWEFAARGGLEDADYAWGNELAPGGAMLANYWQGLFPFANQLLDGWERTSPVGTYPANGHGLHDMIGNVWEWTTDWYSDRSAAGKARPVRSCCGGAEVDPRGGTRGGSFDPAMRDVRIPRKVLKGGSHLCAANYCQRYRPAARHPQMVDSSTGHIGFRCIIRD from the coding sequence ATGGTGGCCCTGGCAGGTGGCACCTTCCTGATGGGATCGGAGCGCTTCTACGCAGATGAAGCACCGCGCCGAAAAGTGACGGTGCGTCCGTTCCGTATCGATCGAAAGCCGGTCACCAATTGCGATTTCGCGGCCTTCGTCGCGGCAACCGACTATGTCACGACTGCCGAGGTGCCGCCCGACCCCAAGGACTATCCAGGGCTGGACCCCGACCTGGCCTATGCCGGATCGCTGGTCTTTCATCGCACCGCCGTGCCGGTGGATACGCGCGATTCTTCCCAGTGGTGGAGATTCCTGGCGGGAGCCGATTGGCGCCATGCGCTGGGGCCCGACAGCGCCAACGAAGGTCTCGATGACCATCCCGTCGTCCATGTCAGCTTCGCCGATGCGGAAGCCTATGCCGCTTGGGCCGGCAAGGTACTGCCGACCGAGGCCGAGTGGGAGTTCGCGGCCCGCGGCGGGCTGGAGGATGCCGATTATGCCTGGGGCAACGAACTCGCGCCCGGCGGGGCGATGCTCGCCAATTACTGGCAGGGGCTGTTCCCCTTCGCCAACCAGTTGCTCGACGGTTGGGAGCGCACTTCGCCTGTCGGTACCTATCCCGCCAACGGCCACGGGCTGCACGACATGATAGGCAATGTCTGGGAATGGACGACCGATTGGTATTCGGACCGATCCGCCGCCGGAAAAGCCAGGCCGGTGCGTTCCTGCTGCGGCGGCGCCGAAGTCGATCCGCGCGGCGGCACGCGCGGCGGCAGCTTCGATCCGGCAATGCGCGACGTGCGGATCCCGCGCAAAGTGCTCAAGGGCGGATCGCATCTATGCGCCGCCAATTACTGCCAGCGGTATCGCCCAGCGGCGCGCCACCCGCAAATGGTCGATTCCTCGACCGGGCATATCGGCTTCCGCTGCATCATCCGCGACTAG
- a CDS encoding sulfatase-like hydrolase/transferase: MTDLSSPRLGLVLRRSLAACTALAIATTPVPALAGPGGARTNTIPAPVQTAKRPNILFILVDDMGFSDLSIMGNKKVQTPNIDRIAREGVLMTQFYDPAPICSASRAGFFTGRFPAEVNFLSYIAGRESNRALGQADWLDPKMPNIARMLKGAGYATAHIGKWHMGGGRDIGDAPRPTDYGFDRSFTTFEGLGPRVLVSDEERDLAEQSDRLGNGPRFWEIKTKLTGLYCDMAVNFIGEHSEEPWFVNLWLNDVHDPWAPGDDALRDVMGRGDSSDDDRMLATLVKMDKTLGRLFERLEQMGEMDNTLIVFTSDNGPLSLQRYYQGGKTAPGSVGTLRGRKWSNYEGGIRQPMILYWRGQAQAGYRDERTVGHGVDLLPTLAAIVGAKVPADVDGVDLSPVLRGQPIAERPALYWGYGKEGASKQPPQPHLPHDAAPPFAIRDGNWKLFAGMGGANPQLYDLAADPGETTDLATTQPGVRDRLLAKLKTWMQSLPK; this comes from the coding sequence GTGACCGACCTTTCTTCGCCTCGTCTGGGTCTGGTGCTGCGCCGCTCGCTCGCGGCCTGCACTGCGCTCGCCATCGCCACCACACCGGTTCCCGCGCTGGCGGGGCCGGGCGGGGCGAGGACAAACACGATCCCGGCGCCTGTCCAGACGGCAAAGCGCCCGAACATTCTGTTCATCCTCGTCGACGACATGGGCTTTAGCGACCTGTCGATCATGGGCAACAAGAAGGTCCAGACCCCCAATATCGATCGTATCGCGCGCGAAGGCGTGCTGATGACGCAGTTCTACGATCCGGCGCCGATCTGTTCGGCGTCCCGCGCGGGCTTCTTCACCGGGCGCTTTCCGGCCGAAGTGAACTTCCTGAGCTATATTGCGGGCCGCGAGAGCAATCGCGCGCTGGGCCAGGCCGATTGGCTCGATCCCAAGATGCCCAACATCGCTCGCATGCTGAAGGGCGCCGGCTACGCCACTGCGCATATCGGCAAATGGCATATGGGCGGCGGCCGCGACATCGGCGATGCACCGCGTCCCACCGACTATGGTTTCGACCGGAGCTTCACGACCTTCGAGGGGCTCGGTCCCCGCGTGCTGGTGTCCGACGAGGAGCGCGACCTGGCCGAGCAATCGGACAGGCTCGGCAACGGGCCGCGCTTCTGGGAGATCAAGACCAAGCTCACCGGGCTGTACTGCGACATGGCGGTCAACTTCATCGGCGAGCATTCGGAGGAGCCCTGGTTCGTCAACCTGTGGCTCAACGACGTCCATGACCCCTGGGCGCCGGGCGATGATGCGCTCCGCGACGTGATGGGCCGCGGCGACAGTTCGGACGACGATCGCATGCTCGCGACGCTGGTCAAGATGGACAAGACGTTGGGGCGGCTGTTCGAACGGCTCGAGCAGATGGGCGAGATGGACAATACGCTGATCGTGTTTACCTCGGACAACGGCCCCCTGTCGCTCCAGCGTTATTATCAGGGCGGCAAGACCGCGCCGGGCAGCGTGGGCACGCTGCGCGGGCGCAAGTGGAGCAATTATGAAGGCGGCATCCGCCAGCCGATGATCCTTTATTGGCGCGGACAGGCACAGGCCGGCTATCGCGACGAGCGCACTGTAGGCCACGGCGTCGATCTGCTGCCGACGCTTGCGGCGATCGTCGGTGCGAAGGTGCCCGCCGACGTCGACGGGGTCGACCTGTCCCCGGTGCTGCGCGGCCAGCCGATCGCCGAGCGGCCTGCGCTCTATTGGGGCTATGGCAAGGAGGGGGCGTCGAAGCAGCCGCCGCAGCCGCATCTGCCGCACGATGCGGCTCCGCCCTTCGCGATCCGCGACGGCAATTGGAAGCTGTTCGCCGGAATGGGCGGCGCCAACCCGCAGCTTTACGATCTCGCCGCCGATCCGGGGGAAACGACCGATCTCGCTACAACGCAGCCGGGGGTGCGCGATCGGCTGCTGGCCAAGCTCAAGACCTGGATGCAGTCGCTGCCGAAGTGA
- a CDS encoding glycoside hydrolase family 2 protein, which produces MRAQWQTSLRGAVGLIGFTAASVALAQAGAPPPKQPVNSATNTAGFTQPGSVETEGPTYVGPIVSKWGKAVTAENAWRSYPRPQMVRRDWLNLNGRWDYAITKAAAPQPTKMDGKILVPFAVESRLSGVARKLLPDSRLWYRRNFTLPASWANKRTLLHFGAVDFKSAVWVNGALAGTHIGGSDPFSFDVSPFLKPGANEIVVQVADPSSTGEQPRGKQTLEPRGIWYTAVSGIWQTVWLEPVPDLHIQEVRAVPDIDAGTLAVDVLLNSGGSPSDAVRVTALAKGKAIASTVVRGNRRATLAIPNARLWNPDDPYLYDLRVELISVTPPAGAGDPRNGLAPMTKAETQAFAKAPVVGGVRDSVDSYFGMRKISTGPHPATGKPTLLLNNKPLFHNGVLDQGWWPESLLTPPSEEAAASDIIFLKKAGFNMLRKHIKVEPAQYYHDADRLGMLIWQDMPSGAFGDQSVRRGSETQATFSSPAMAQYQAELARMIGALRHFPSIVMWVTNNEGWGQYDAKSVGAIAKTMDPSRLVNNASGWLDIEGSGSDVYDIHTYDEVPVAPEPHGDRVLVTGEYGGVGLPIADHLWFTDRDARIYQFATDKNDYRARYKRKFDEIVRQARELGVAAAVYTQTSDVEGEVNGLLTYDRAVEKLPAAEFKAMAKPLFDDKK; this is translated from the coding sequence ATGCGGGCACAATGGCAGACATCGCTTCGGGGCGCTGTCGGACTCATCGGCTTCACTGCCGCGTCCGTAGCTCTGGCGCAGGCCGGCGCCCCGCCGCCCAAGCAGCCCGTCAATTCCGCGACCAACACCGCGGGCTTCACCCAGCCCGGTAGCGTCGAGACCGAAGGCCCGACCTATGTCGGCCCGATCGTCAGCAAATGGGGCAAGGCAGTCACCGCCGAAAATGCCTGGCGCAGCTATCCGCGCCCGCAGATGGTGCGCCGCGACTGGCTCAATCTCAACGGCCGTTGGGATTATGCGATCACCAAGGCGGCCGCTCCGCAGCCGACCAAGATGGACGGCAAGATCCTGGTCCCCTTCGCAGTCGAATCGCGGCTGTCCGGTGTGGCGCGCAAGCTGCTGCCCGATAGCCGGCTATGGTATCGCCGCAACTTCACCTTGCCCGCCAGCTGGGCGAACAAGCGCACCCTGCTCCACTTCGGCGCAGTCGATTTCAAGTCCGCGGTTTGGGTCAATGGCGCGCTGGCCGGCACGCATATCGGCGGATCGGATCCGTTCAGCTTCGACGTCTCGCCCTTCCTGAAGCCCGGCGCGAACGAAATCGTCGTCCAGGTCGCCGACCCGAGCTCGACCGGCGAGCAGCCGCGCGGCAAGCAGACCCTGGAGCCGCGGGGCATCTGGTACACTGCGGTCAGCGGCATCTGGCAGACCGTCTGGCTCGAGCCCGTGCCCGATCTCCACATCCAGGAAGTGCGCGCGGTGCCCGATATCGACGCGGGCACGCTCGCCGTCGATGTCCTGCTCAATTCGGGCGGCAGCCCCTCGGACGCGGTGCGCGTGACCGCACTCGCCAAGGGCAAGGCGATCGCGTCGACGGTGGTGCGAGGCAATCGCCGCGCGACGCTGGCCATCCCCAATGCGCGGCTGTGGAATCCCGACGATCCCTATCTCTACGATCTGCGCGTCGAACTGATCAGCGTCACTCCGCCAGCCGGCGCCGGCGATCCGCGCAACGGCCTGGCGCCGATGACCAAGGCCGAGACCCAGGCCTTTGCGAAGGCTCCGGTGGTCGGCGGCGTGCGCGACAGCGTCGACAGCTATTTCGGCATGCGAAAGATCTCGACCGGGCCGCACCCCGCGACCGGCAAGCCGACGCTGCTGCTCAACAACAAGCCGCTGTTCCACAATGGCGTGCTCGACCAGGGCTGGTGGCCGGAAAGCCTGCTGACCCCGCCGTCCGAGGAAGCCGCCGCGAGCGACATCATCTTCCTGAAAAAGGCCGGCTTCAACATGCTGCGCAAGCATATCAAGGTGGAGCCCGCGCAATATTATCATGATGCCGACCGGCTCGGCATGCTGATCTGGCAGGACATGCCCTCGGGCGCGTTCGGCGACCAATCCGTGCGGCGCGGCAGCGAGACCCAGGCCACCTTCAGCTCGCCCGCAATGGCGCAATATCAGGCGGAACTGGCGCGGATGATCGGCGCGCTGCGCCATTTCCCGTCGATCGTCATGTGGGTGACCAACAATGAAGGCTGGGGCCAATATGACGCCAAGTCGGTGGGCGCGATCGCCAAGACGATGGACCCAAGCCGGCTGGTGAATAATGCCAGCGGCTGGCTGGATATCGAGGGCAGCGGATCGGACGTCTATGACATCCACACCTACGACGAAGTGCCCGTAGCACCCGAGCCGCATGGCGATCGCGTGCTCGTCACGGGCGAATATGGCGGCGTCGGGCTGCCGATCGCCGACCATCTCTGGTTCACCGACCGTGACGCGCGCATCTATCAGTTCGCGACGGACAAGAATGATTATCGCGCCCGCTACAAGCGCAAGTTCGACGAGATCGTGCGCCAGGCCAGGGAGCTCGGCGTCGCGGCGGCAGTCTATACCCAGACCAGCGACGTCGAGGGTGAAGTCAACGGGCTGCTGACCTATGACCGCGCGGTCGAGAAGTTGCCGGCGGCCGAGTTCAAGGCGATGGCCAAGCCACTGTTCGACGACAAGAAGTAA
- a CDS encoding sulfatase family protein has translation MQLRYILRCAIATTSLVALSQTGALARDKNEQREAPTPPNLVVFLADDLGMDAAPWGDVNARAPNIAKLSASGITFDRAFVASPACAPSRAALLTGLMPARNGAVSNQKPPRQDVRKLPSYLQALGYQVVAFGKVAHYQQTALYGFDHFEHDKFHDPEGIPSAIKWLKARKDKRPLAIFVGSNWPHVPWPVSTEGYDPAALKLPPKTVDTPETRESRARYYAAIGRLDKEVGETLDTVDQVLGKNSVVLFTSDHGAQWPFGKWNLYDTGTRVPMIVRWAGKVEPGQRTDAMVSWVDILPTLVDLGGGKPSPTIDGRSFAPLLRQPARYKGRTEIYTTHNNDGNVNVYPMRSVRTDRWKYIRNLNPNYVYTTHIDQWVKRVDSGKYFPSWREAAQRDPAAKAIVDSYYRRPAEELYDLRADPNEQRNLAADPHHAKLLGSLRTKLTAWREKQGDTNAVEGSPHFEEGPLYGLPDPTAKPTG, from the coding sequence ATGCAGTTGCGTTACATCCTTCGCTGCGCGATCGCGACGACATCGCTGGTCGCACTGAGCCAGACCGGCGCTCTTGCGCGGGACAAGAACGAACAGCGCGAAGCCCCGACGCCCCCCAATCTGGTGGTCTTCCTCGCCGACGATCTCGGGATGGACGCCGCGCCCTGGGGCGACGTCAATGCGCGCGCACCCAACATTGCGAAGCTCTCCGCAAGCGGCATTACCTTCGATCGCGCCTTCGTGGCCTCGCCCGCCTGCGCCCCCAGTCGCGCGGCGCTGCTGACCGGGCTGATGCCCGCGCGAAACGGCGCCGTATCCAACCAGAAGCCGCCGCGCCAGGACGTGCGCAAGCTGCCTTCCTACCTCCAGGCGCTCGGCTATCAGGTCGTCGCGTTCGGCAAGGTCGCACATTACCAGCAGACCGCTTTGTATGGTTTCGACCATTTCGAGCACGACAAATTTCACGATCCCGAGGGCATCCCCTCCGCGATCAAATGGCTCAAGGCGCGCAAGGACAAGCGCCCGCTCGCAATCTTCGTCGGCAGCAACTGGCCGCACGTGCCCTGGCCGGTCTCGACCGAAGGATATGATCCGGCCGCGCTGAAACTACCGCCCAAAACCGTCGACACGCCCGAAACGCGCGAATCTCGCGCACGCTATTATGCAGCGATCGGCCGGCTCGACAAAGAGGTGGGTGAGACGCTCGACACTGTCGATCAGGTCCTCGGCAAGAACAGCGTCGTCCTGTTCACCTCCGATCATGGCGCGCAGTGGCCGTTCGGCAAGTGGAACCTCTACGACACCGGCACCCGCGTGCCGATGATCGTTCGCTGGGCGGGCAAGGTAGAGCCGGGCCAGCGCACCGACGCGATGGTCAGCTGGGTCGATATCCTGCCGACGCTGGTCGATCTGGGCGGCGGCAAGCCATCGCCGACGATCGATGGCCGGTCGTTCGCCCCGCTCCTTCGCCAGCCGGCCCGCTATAAGGGCCGTACCGAGATCTATACGACCCACAATAATGACGGCAACGTCAACGTCTATCCGATGCGCAGCGTGCGGACCGATCGCTGGAAATATATCCGCAACCTGAACCCCAATTATGTCTACACGACGCATATCGACCAGTGGGTGAAGCGCGTCGATTCGGGCAAATATTTCCCGTCCTGGCGCGAGGCCGCGCAGCGCGATCCCGCCGCGAAGGCAATCGTCGACAGCTATTATCGCCGCCCGGCGGAAGAGCTGTACGATCTGCGCGCCGATCCGAACGAGCAGCGCAACCTGGCCGCCGATCCGCACCATGCCAAGCTGCTCGGGTCGCTTCGCACCAAGCTGACCGCCTGGCGCGAGAAGCAGGGTGATACCAATGCGGTCGAGGGGTCGCCGCACTTCGAGGAGGGGCCGCTTTATGGCCTCCCCGATCCAACGGCGAAACCGACGGGTTGA
- a CDS encoding TonB-dependent receptor yields MAALSIGAPAWAQVTTPANPGTEQASPQEPPAADDSDGGDIVVSGVRQSLERAAEVKRESVQVVDSIVATDIGKLPDPTVAAALQRVPGIQVQNDRNNELSGVRIRGLTDILTTVNGREVITTTGRGFDLQDVPAEALARIDAFKSQTADQIEGGVAGAIDLRLNRPFSFREPTVVLTARQNYGLTVDASNPQFGALATTRVNTGAGEIGVLINATYAQTDTIRSASNMTERRDSGSAPLNNPGYLIPQVIQNMPDVGTVTRWQVNGALQWQVAPSVEAYVEGLYTYFRSTTGFAGFNPQPFTNGTTMTDVVPASDQCFDTRVNAGGTNPTTVNNANGTQSLQPFTVKNLCNIKSARFNNIVVNQNSSSNQVTQRNKMVAGGFKFEEGPAKATVDVAYQTSNAFTENFNAEVGQRVPTMLLETDDENGPRITLDPARPLSSANLSLRNSINQNFTDGRGSLFQARLDGGYEVGGFLKELQVGVRFAKREARLRNVQQTNTVQSIGFGNIGTATESTARLVSSLGLSPNFISTIGYAPRINGGQEFLGVNPEYLRSEEGRNELRALFRLPLRQPDYDPTKEFNALENIYSAYVQAKYEVPIGALTLDGVVGTRVTKTDRSIDGSTRTTAGIVPIGADTSDTDFLPNATARLQFPGGFQTRLSYSRTIRRPDFASLNPAEALTLVGNVFLLNTGSRGNPDLKPQKSDSFDATAEYYFGSGYLAFTGFYRSIKDRVVNSATQETIDGLNYLISSPRNVGSVNLKGLEASGQYFFDFLPGALSGLGVQGAFTLVDSNITGNDPLAGNPLLGVSKYNYTAGLLYDKQGLSARLIYTYRSSYYNEDNSGGVQLRPIDSARVNEVFTPTLLAYARPAGRLDFSIGYDITDSFRLDVGGTNILRNKTSLYRGEEYLNYALYGDETVYTIGTRVRF; encoded by the coding sequence TTGGCAGCCCTCTCGATTGGGGCGCCTGCCTGGGCGCAGGTGACCACCCCCGCCAACCCGGGCACCGAGCAGGCATCGCCGCAGGAACCCCCGGCAGCCGATGATAGCGATGGTGGCGATATCGTCGTGAGCGGGGTTCGCCAGTCGCTCGAGCGCGCCGCCGAAGTGAAGCGCGAATCAGTCCAGGTCGTCGACTCGATCGTCGCCACCGATATCGGCAAGCTGCCCGATCCCACCGTAGCCGCGGCGCTGCAGCGCGTGCCCGGCATTCAGGTGCAGAACGACCGCAACAATGAATTGTCGGGCGTGCGGATCCGCGGCCTGACCGATATCCTGACGACGGTGAACGGGCGGGAGGTCATCACCACCACCGGGCGTGGTTTCGACCTGCAGGATGTGCCCGCCGAAGCGCTGGCGCGGATCGACGCGTTCAAGTCGCAGACCGCCGACCAGATCGAAGGCGGCGTCGCCGGCGCGATCGACCTGCGGCTCAATCGCCCGTTCAGCTTCCGCGAGCCGACCGTCGTGCTCACTGCTCGCCAGAATTACGGCCTGACCGTCGATGCCAGCAATCCGCAATTCGGCGCGCTCGCGACGACGCGCGTGAACACCGGAGCGGGCGAGATCGGCGTGCTCATCAATGCCACCTATGCGCAGACCGATACGATCCGCAGCGCCAGCAACATGACCGAACGGCGCGATTCGGGCAGCGCTCCGCTCAACAATCCCGGATATCTGATCCCCCAGGTCATCCAGAACATGCCCGACGTCGGCACAGTCACGCGCTGGCAGGTCAACGGCGCGCTGCAGTGGCAAGTCGCGCCTTCAGTCGAGGCCTATGTTGAAGGGTTGTACACCTATTTCCGCAGCACGACCGGCTTTGCGGGGTTCAACCCCCAGCCCTTCACCAACGGCACGACGATGACCGACGTCGTGCCCGCAAGCGATCAATGCTTCGACACGCGCGTCAACGCCGGGGGCACCAACCCCACCACCGTCAACAATGCCAACGGAACGCAGTCGCTGCAGCCGTTCACCGTCAAGAATCTGTGCAACATCAAAAGTGCGCGGTTCAACAACATCGTCGTGAACCAGAATTCCTCCTCCAATCAGGTTACTCAGCGCAACAAGATGGTCGCCGGAGGCTTCAAGTTCGAAGAAGGGCCCGCCAAGGCGACGGTGGACGTCGCCTATCAGACGTCAAACGCCTTTACCGAAAATTTCAATGCCGAGGTCGGCCAGCGCGTGCCCACGATGCTGCTCGAAACCGACGACGAAAACGGTCCGCGCATCACCCTGGATCCCGCCCGTCCGCTCAGCTCGGCCAACCTGTCGCTTCGCAATTCGATCAACCAGAACTTCACTGATGGCCGGGGCTCGCTCTTCCAAGCGCGTCTCGACGGCGGCTATGAAGTCGGCGGATTTCTGAAAGAGCTGCAGGTTGGCGTCCGCTTCGCCAAGCGCGAGGCGCGGCTGCGGAATGTCCAGCAGACCAATACCGTCCAGTCGATCGGCTTCGGCAATATCGGCACCGCCACCGAATCTACCGCTCGATTGGTATCCTCGCTCGGACTGTCGCCGAACTTCATCAGCACGATCGGTTATGCCCCGCGCATCAATGGCGGCCAGGAATTCCTGGGGGTGAATCCCGAATATCTGCGATCGGAGGAGGGCCGTAACGAGCTGCGCGCGCTGTTCCGCCTGCCCCTGCGCCAGCCGGACTATGACCCCACTAAGGAGTTCAACGCGCTGGAGAATATCTACAGTGCCTATGTCCAGGCCAAGTATGAAGTCCCGATCGGCGCGCTTACGCTCGATGGCGTCGTCGGCACGCGCGTCACCAAAACCGACCGCAGCATCGACGGATCGACCCGGACCACTGCCGGTATCGTGCCGATCGGCGCCGATACGTCCGATACCGATTTCCTGCCCAATGCGACTGCCCGCCTGCAATTCCCGGGCGGGTTCCAGACGCGATTGTCATATTCGCGCACGATCCGCCGGCCGGACTTCGCCTCGCTCAATCCGGCGGAGGCGCTGACCCTGGTCGGCAACGTCTTCCTGCTCAACACGGGCTCGCGCGGCAATCCGGACCTGAAGCCGCAAAAGTCCGACAGCTTCGATGCCACCGCCGAATACTATTTCGGGAGCGGCTACCTTGCTTTCACCGGCTTCTATCGTTCGATTAAGGATCGAGTTGTAAATTCGGCGACGCAAGAAACGATCGATGGACTGAATTATCTGATCAGCAGCCCGCGGAATGTCGGCTCGGTGAACCTCAAAGGTCTTGAGGCAAGTGGTCAATATTTCTTCGATTTCCTGCCCGGCGCGCTTTCCGGGCTAGGCGTGCAGGGCGCCTTCACGCTGGTCGATTCGAACATTACCGGCAACGATCCGCTCGCGGGCAACCCGCTGCTCGGCGTCTCGAAATATAATTACACCGCCGGACTTCTCTACGACAAGCAGGGCCTTAGCGCCCGGCTGATCTACACCTATCGCTCCAGCTATTATAATGAGGATAATAGCGGCGGCGTACAGCTCCGTCCGATCGACAGCGCGCGCGTCAACGAAGTATTCACGCCGACATTGCTCGCTTATGCCCGCCCCGCCGGCCGGCTGGATTTCAGCATCGGCTATGACATCACCGATTCATTCAGGCTCGACGTGGGGGGCACCAACATTCTGCGTAACAAGACTTCCCTGTATCGCGGCGAGGAGTATCTCAACTACGCGCTCTACGGCGACGAGACGGTGTACACGATTGGAACGCGCGTCCGGTTCTGA
- a CDS encoding FadR/GntR family transcriptional regulator encodes MNINYPSLVGDPPSQLGRNLTYGMLDMVGRAIVTGHYERAAFPTEAELAKQHGVSRSVTREAVKMLTAKGLLSARPRQGTVVQPATSWNLFDTDVLRWLLERRFSVDLLRQFNQLRVAIEPEAAALAAQFATPADLKRISEGLRQMNEAEQGHGEPLEADIAFHVAILRASGNPFYAQFRDVVGTALRTSIRFTNRIKGRTANIADHTAVRDAIVARDPGAARGAMLALIGDVLALMEQVELATIDASQ; translated from the coding sequence ATGAACATCAACTATCCAAGCTTGGTCGGGGACCCCCCGTCGCAACTGGGTCGCAACCTCACCTACGGAATGCTTGATATGGTCGGCCGGGCTATCGTTACTGGGCATTATGAGCGCGCAGCCTTTCCGACTGAGGCTGAGCTTGCGAAGCAGCACGGCGTCAGCCGCTCGGTGACGCGTGAGGCAGTAAAGATGCTAACCGCGAAGGGGTTGCTGAGCGCAAGGCCGCGTCAAGGGACGGTTGTGCAACCGGCGACTTCATGGAACTTGTTCGACACCGACGTGCTGCGCTGGCTCCTTGAGCGGCGGTTCTCGGTAGATCTTCTGCGCCAGTTCAACCAACTTCGGGTAGCGATAGAGCCGGAGGCAGCAGCCCTTGCAGCGCAATTCGCGACGCCGGCAGACTTGAAGCGTATTTCCGAGGGGCTCCGGCAGATGAATGAGGCGGAACAGGGCCATGGGGAGCCTTTGGAAGCCGACATCGCGTTCCACGTCGCCATACTGCGCGCCTCCGGCAATCCCTTCTATGCGCAGTTCCGGGATGTCGTGGGAACGGCATTGCGCACGTCGATCCGCTTTACGAACCGGATCAAGGGGCGGACAGCGAACATCGCCGATCATACCGCGGTGCGCGACGCGATCGTGGCACGCGATCCCGGTGCGGCGCGTGGCGCGATGCTGGCACTGATCGGCGACGTGCTGGCGCTGATGGAACAAGTCGAGTTGGCAACGATCGACGCGTCGCAGTAA
- a CDS encoding family 43 glycosylhydrolase, with protein MRIVGFATLLAIVPLAGSAQDANSVFAGADPDLEYAENRYWVYPTGGGGLWAWSSTDKVHWVRQDLLLDLQNIRWAADDGAARHHLWAPDMVRANGRWYFYFSIGPQNPTPSRLGVATCKGPSGPCADSGKPLFTGGNGFEAIDPAVFIDPKSRIPYLYAGGSAGAKLRVWVLKPDMVTIEREVSVVQPRNFTEGAFMHERRGVYYLSYSAGRWNDASYQVHYSTAPSPTGPWRYRGTILQSDRTHKGPGHHSFLRDPAGGNWLIAYHRWEGQSGEGPYKGSRRVVIDKIGYRRDGSILPIRMK; from the coding sequence ATGCGGATTGTTGGCTTTGCGACCCTGCTGGCGATCGTTCCGCTGGCAGGGTCGGCGCAGGACGCGAATTCGGTTTTCGCCGGAGCCGACCCCGATCTGGAATATGCCGAAAACCGCTACTGGGTCTACCCGACGGGAGGCGGCGGCCTTTGGGCATGGTCGTCGACCGACAAGGTGCACTGGGTCAGGCAGGACCTGCTGCTCGATCTCCAGAACATTCGATGGGCCGCGGACGATGGTGCCGCACGCCATCATCTCTGGGCACCCGACATGGTCCGCGCCAACGGCCGCTGGTACTTCTATTTCTCGATAGGGCCCCAAAATCCGACGCCGAGTCGCCTCGGCGTCGCGACCTGCAAAGGCCCCTCCGGTCCCTGCGCCGATAGCGGCAAGCCACTCTTCACGGGGGGTAACGGCTTCGAAGCGATCGACCCTGCGGTCTTCATAGATCCAAAGAGCAGGATCCCCTATCTCTATGCAGGCGGCAGCGCCGGAGCGAAGTTGCGCGTGTGGGTGTTGAAACCCGACATGGTGACGATCGAGCGCGAAGTGAGCGTTGTCCAGCCGCGCAACTTCACCGAAGGCGCCTTCATGCACGAGCGCCGCGGTGTCTATTACCTCTCATATTCGGCCGGCAGGTGGAACGACGCCTCTTATCAGGTTCACTATTCCACAGCACCATCCCCGACGGGGCCGTGGCGCTACCGCGGTACTATACTGCAGAGTGACCGGACTCATAAGGGACCTGGCCATCACAGCTTCCTCCGCGATCCTGCCGGGGGCAATTGGCTTATCGCCTATCATCGCTGGGAAGGGCAGTCCGGAGAGGGCCCGTATAAGGGCAGCCGGCGCGTCGTGATCGACAAGATCGGCTATCGAAGGGACGGATCGATTCTTCCAATCCGGATGAAGTGA